A section of the Acipenser ruthenus chromosome 39, fAciRut3.2 maternal haplotype, whole genome shotgun sequence genome encodes:
- the LOC117397258 gene encoding zinc finger protein 239-like, with protein MEAVTFEEELSEIEPAQDICEVESVPREGNDVKLESVQDKDEVLTEPTVILQSAHPCTECEKRFTASSSLRRHQKIHTDATIYICSDCGRSFNQSGEFRRHLKVHLEAGTLFLCSDCGKSFETLVKLKKHQSIHKERALLYCNECGKGFKESGSLKQHLRIHTGERPYHCAECDKRFTDSGKLKIHLRIHTGEAPFPCPECGKSFKDVGNLRTHRRIHSGLTPYPCNVCNKSFTQMGNLKKHQRIHTGEKPYRCTECGKSFNQSGDLKTHRRIHTGEKPYRCTECDKGFKELGKLKIHLRIHTGERPYPCTECHKSFKESAKLTIHMRIHTGATPYHCAVCGKSFAYSYQLKAHACKAGLKQ; from the coding sequence ATGGAAGCTGTTACTTTTGAAGAGGAGTTATCAGAAATCGAACCTGCCCAAGACATCTGTGAAGTGGAATCAGTCCCGAGGGAAGGCAATGACGTCAAACTTGAATCTGTCCAAGACAAAGATGAGGTCTTAACTGAACCGACAGTCATTCTCCAGAGCGCGCACCCCTGCACTGAATGTGAGAAGCGTTTTACAGCCAGTAGCAGCCTTAGGCGACATCAAAAGATTCACACGGACGCgacaatttacatttgttcagACTGCGGCCGGAGCTTTAACCAATCTGGAGAATTCAGGAGGCACTTGAAGGTCCACCTGGAAGCAGGGACTCTCTTTCTGTGCTCGGACTGCGGGAAAAGCTTTGAGACCCTCGTCAAGCTGAAAAAGCACCAGAGCATACACAAGGAAAGGGCCCTGCTTTACTGCAACGAGTGTGGAAAGGGCTTTAAAGAGTCCGGATCCCTCAAACAGCACCtccgaatccacacaggagagagaccGTATCACTGCGCTGAATGCGACAAGAGGTTTACGGATTCGGGCAAGCTGAAGATCCACCTGCGCATCCACACAGGAGAAGCCCCCTTTCCCTGCCCTGAATGTGGGAAGTCTTTCAAAGATGTGGGTAACTTGAGAACCCACCGACGCATACACTCAGGCCTGACCCCGTACCCTTGTAACGTTTGCAATAAAAGCTTCACGCAGATGGGgaaccttaaaaaacaccagcgaattcacacaggagagaaaccctatcgCTGTACTGAATGCGGGAAGAGTTTTAATCAGTCCGGGGATCTTAAAACGCACCGCAGAATTCACACAGGGGAGAAACCCTACCGCTGCACAGAGTGTGATAAAGGTTTTAAAGAGCTGGGGAAGCTGAAAATCCACCTGCGGATTCATACGGGAGAGAGACCGTATCCCTGTACTGAATGCCACAAGAGTTTTAAGGAGTCGGCCAAACTTACAATCCACATGAGAATCCATACAGGAGCCACCCCTTATCACTGTGCCGTGTGTGGGAAGAGTTTTGCGTACTCGTATCAGTTAAAAGCACATGCCTGTAAAGCAGGGCTGAAACAATAA
- the LOC117962394 gene encoding junctional adhesion molecule A-like has protein sequence MARGSSLKALASAFLGLLLAATASSFSITSKSDKVSVPENAAADLSCEYSADFGDPRVEWKLETSKGIEFVFYNNQPTAAYVGRIERYPGGLRFSKVTRKDNGVYTCEVTSNGGYAEKMIQLIVQVPPSPPACRVPTSATTGSQVTLTCSDKDASPKPTYQWFKNKVPVPNSPKQLAAFQNSSYTFDPSTGTLTFQPVAKIDSGEYYCQAQNGIGQPSSCGAVRMEVGDVNVGGIVAAVIIVALTIAVIGLALWYANRKGYLPKRKEKKPKVVYSVPPVRDTDPGDDVDFRQKSSFLV, from the exons ATGGCGAGAGGCTCGAGTTTGAAAGCACTGGCTTCTGCGTTCCTAGGTCTTTTACTAGCAG CCACTGCTTCATCCTTTTCAATAACCAGCAAGTCGGACAAAGTTTCGGTCCCGGAAAACGCAG ctgctgaTCTGTCCTGTGAGTATAGTGCGGATTTTGGTGACCCAAGAGTTGAATGGAAATTGGAGACCAGCAAAGGAATTGAATTTGTTTTCTACAACAACCAGCCaacag CGGCATACGTGGGCCGCATTGAAAGATACCCTGGTGGACTTCGCTTCAGTAAGGTTACACGGAAAGATAATGGCGTCTACACGTGTGAAGTGACTTCTAATGGTGGCTATGCAGAAAAGATGATCCAACTCATCGTACAAG TGCCTCCCTCCCCTCCTGCGTGCAGAGTGCCCACCTCTGCGACCACGGGATCGCAGGTCACTCTGACCTGTTCAGATAAGGATGCGTCCCCCAAGCCCACTTACCAATGGTTTAAAAACAAGGTTCCTGTCCCAAACTCGCCAAAACAACTCGCAGCCTTCCAGAACTCCTCCTACACGTTCGACCCCTCAACAGGGACTCTG ACATTTCAACCTGTGGCGAAAATCGATTCCGGGGAATATTACTGCCAAGCACAAAACGGAATTGGGCAGCCTAGCAGTTGTGGAGCTGTACGAATGGAAGTCG GGGATGTGAACGTCGGGGGGATCGTTGCTGCAGTCATCATAGTGGCGCTGACGATTGCTGTAATTGGATTGGCGCTCTGGTACGCGAATCGTAAAGGGTATCTGCCCA AACGAAAGGAAAA aAAACCTAAAGTGGTGTACAGTGTGCCTCCAGTTAGAGACACTGACCCAGGAGATGAT gtcGATTTCAGACAGAAGTCTTCCTTTTTGGTGTGA
- the LOC117397055 gene encoding uncharacterized protein LOC117397055 isoform X2 — MICILLVAGHGTLLETHIKNDATGLYAHLTGIPKALLPGVGGKKILDFWWEAVNTRQLFSAVYLVTNADKYKHYERWATANDFPVENIINDGTTTYGSRLGAVADVELAIRSRGLQDDVMVIAGDMLCADQNFDIAQVLRFFRLKQGELAIYYEMEEGEKTTSRGIVEVCPSTHRITKFMEKPSAELTQSRLASVVFYCFQKKTLPTLTQFLNLQARVEDRVLGKYLQWLINEQKVPVNGMKLPTGFQLIGQVGLSDYTKWLAHYSAKQQGCPARSITCRSYARIGIMGNPSDGFNGKTIAMTIANFWAEVTLLESQTLVLLPHPLNDPTEFGSLQDLYCISRKEGYLGGLRLLQATCKKFYQFCSKQGMALTKQNYTLKYDTNIPRQVGLAGSSAIVSATLKCLMKFYNLTDNDLPKPIRANFVLDVESDELFITAGLQDRVVQVYEGLIYMDFSKELMDKHGYGNYIPIDMSSVPPFWLAYLGDPSDSGRIHSTVRQRWLNGDTDVIEAMKSFAELTDRAREALESRDWSKLAELMNQNFELRRKVYTDECLGPGNLKMVQIARTFSSAVKLPGSGGAVVGLCLDSDKLVV; from the exons ATGATATGCATCTTATTGGTTGCTGGCCACGGCACGCTGTTGGAAACACACATCAAG AACGATGCCACTGGTCTGTACGCTCACCTAACCGGCATCCCAAAGGCTCTCCTTCCAGGAGTTGGTGGAAAGAAAATCCTGGACTTCTGGTGGGAAGCAGTAAACAC GAGGCAACTGTTCAGTGCGGTTTACCTGGTCACCAACGCAGACAA GTATAAGCACTATGAACGCTGGGCTACCGCCAATGACTTCCCCGTGGAAAACATTATCAACGATGGAACCACGACCTACGGGAGCAGGCTGGGGGCCGTGGCAGACGTGGAGCTGGCGATCCGGAGCAGGGGGCTGCAAGATGACGTCATGGTG aTTGCTGGAGATATGCTGTGTGCGGATCAGAATTTCGATATCGCTCAGGTCCTGAGATTCTTCAGGTTAAAG CAAGGTGAGCTGGCAATTTACTAtgagatggaggaaggagagaaAACAACATCCAGAGGGATTGTGGAAGTGTGCCCCAGTACCCACAG AATAACGAAGTTCATGGAGAAGCCCTCTGCAGAGCTGACTCAGTCCAGACTAGCCAGCGTGGTGTTCTACTGCTTCCAGAAGAAGACCCTGCCCACCCTGACCCAGTTCCTCAATCTCCAGGCTAGAGTGGAAGACAGAGTCCTGGGCAAATACTTG CAATGGCTGATCAATGAGCAAAAGGTCCCAGTGAATGGGATGAAGCTGCCCACCGGATTTCAGCTCATTGGACAAGTG gGTCTCTCGGACTACACCAAGTGGTTAGCTCACTATTCTGCAAAGCAGCAGGGCTGTCCTGCACGTTCGATCACATGTCGTTCCTATGCGAG GATTGGAATTATGGGAAATCCCTCTGACGGGTTTAATGGCAAAACCATCGCCATGACAATCGCTAATTTCTGGGCGGAAGTCACTCTTTTAGAAAGCCAGACTCTG GTTCTGCTTCCGCACCCTCTGAACGACCCCACAGAGTTTGGGAGCCTCCAGGACTTGTACTGCATCAGCAGGAAGGAGGG GTACCTGGGGGGGTTGAGGTTACTACAAGCAACCTGTAAGAAGTTTTACCAGTTCTGCTCCAAACAGGG AATGGCTCTCACCAAACAGAACTACACACTCAAGTATGACACCAACATCCCTCGCCAAGTG GGATTGGCAGGCAGCAG tgCTATCGTTTCTGCAACGCTAAAATGCTTAATGAAGTTCTATAATTTAACAGATAAT gatcttCCAAAGCCGATCCGTGCTAATTTTGTCCTGGATGTGGAGTCTGATGAACTCTTCATCACCGCTGGTCTTCAGGATCGAGTCGTGCAG GTCTATGAGGGGCTGATATACATGGACTTCAGCAAAGAGCTAATGGATAAGCATGGCTATG GAAACTATATTCCGATAGACATGAGCAGTGTACCCCCGTTCTGGCTGGCTTACCTGGGAGACCCCAGCGACTCGGGCAGGATTCACAGCACCGTGCGGCAGCGCTGGCTGAACG GGGACACTGATGTCATTGAAGCCATGAAATCGTTTGCTGAGCTGACAGACAGAGCAAG ggAGGCCCTCGAGTCCAGGGACTGGTCCAAACTGGCTGAGCTGATGAACCAGAACTTTGAACTGAGGAG GAAGGTCTACACGGATGAGTGTTTGGGTCCAGGGAATCTGAAGATGGTACAAATAGCCAGGACG TTCAGCTCGGCTGTCAAACTGCCTGGCAGTGGAGGAGCCGTGGTGGGGCTCTGCCTGGACTCGGACAAGCTG GTTGTATAA
- the LOC117397055 gene encoding uncharacterized protein LOC117397055 isoform X1: MICILLVAGHGTLLETHIKNDATGLYAHLTGIPKALLPGVGGKKILDFWWEAVNTRQLFSAVYLVTNADKYKHYERWATANDFPVENIINDGTTTYGSRLGAVADVELAIRSRGLQDDVMVIAGDMLCADQNFDIAQVLRFFRLKQGELAIYYEMEEGEKTTSRGIVEVCPSTHRITKFMEKPSAELTQSRLASVVFYCFQKKTLPTLTQFLNLQARVEDRVLGKYLQWLINEQKVPVNGMKLPTGFQLIGQVGLSDYTKWLAHYSAKQQGCPARSITCRSYARIGIMGNPSDGFNGKTIAMTIANFWAEVTLLESQTLVLLPHPLNDPTEFGSLQDLYCISRKEGYLGGLRLLQATCKKFYQFCSKQGMALTKQNYTLKYDTNIPRQVGLAGSSAIVSATLKCLMKFYNLTDNDLPKPIRANFVLDVESDELFITAGLQDRVVQVYEGLIYMDFSKELMDKHGYGNYIPIDMSSVPPFWLAYLGDPSDSGRIHSTVRQRWLNGDTDVIEAMKSFAELTDRAREALESRDWSKLAELMNQNFELRRKVYTDECLGPGNLKMVQIARTFSSAVKLPGSGGAVVGLCLDSDKLVAMKNAFQEAGCVFCHVVPYDPCSAFGQ, from the exons ATGATATGCATCTTATTGGTTGCTGGCCACGGCACGCTGTTGGAAACACACATCAAG AACGATGCCACTGGTCTGTACGCTCACCTAACCGGCATCCCAAAGGCTCTCCTTCCAGGAGTTGGTGGAAAGAAAATCCTGGACTTCTGGTGGGAAGCAGTAAACAC GAGGCAACTGTTCAGTGCGGTTTACCTGGTCACCAACGCAGACAA GTATAAGCACTATGAACGCTGGGCTACCGCCAATGACTTCCCCGTGGAAAACATTATCAACGATGGAACCACGACCTACGGGAGCAGGCTGGGGGCCGTGGCAGACGTGGAGCTGGCGATCCGGAGCAGGGGGCTGCAAGATGACGTCATGGTG aTTGCTGGAGATATGCTGTGTGCGGATCAGAATTTCGATATCGCTCAGGTCCTGAGATTCTTCAGGTTAAAG CAAGGTGAGCTGGCAATTTACTAtgagatggaggaaggagagaaAACAACATCCAGAGGGATTGTGGAAGTGTGCCCCAGTACCCACAG AATAACGAAGTTCATGGAGAAGCCCTCTGCAGAGCTGACTCAGTCCAGACTAGCCAGCGTGGTGTTCTACTGCTTCCAGAAGAAGACCCTGCCCACCCTGACCCAGTTCCTCAATCTCCAGGCTAGAGTGGAAGACAGAGTCCTGGGCAAATACTTG CAATGGCTGATCAATGAGCAAAAGGTCCCAGTGAATGGGATGAAGCTGCCCACCGGATTTCAGCTCATTGGACAAGTG gGTCTCTCGGACTACACCAAGTGGTTAGCTCACTATTCTGCAAAGCAGCAGGGCTGTCCTGCACGTTCGATCACATGTCGTTCCTATGCGAG GATTGGAATTATGGGAAATCCCTCTGACGGGTTTAATGGCAAAACCATCGCCATGACAATCGCTAATTTCTGGGCGGAAGTCACTCTTTTAGAAAGCCAGACTCTG GTTCTGCTTCCGCACCCTCTGAACGACCCCACAGAGTTTGGGAGCCTCCAGGACTTGTACTGCATCAGCAGGAAGGAGGG GTACCTGGGGGGGTTGAGGTTACTACAAGCAACCTGTAAGAAGTTTTACCAGTTCTGCTCCAAACAGGG AATGGCTCTCACCAAACAGAACTACACACTCAAGTATGACACCAACATCCCTCGCCAAGTG GGATTGGCAGGCAGCAG tgCTATCGTTTCTGCAACGCTAAAATGCTTAATGAAGTTCTATAATTTAACAGATAAT gatcttCCAAAGCCGATCCGTGCTAATTTTGTCCTGGATGTGGAGTCTGATGAACTCTTCATCACCGCTGGTCTTCAGGATCGAGTCGTGCAG GTCTATGAGGGGCTGATATACATGGACTTCAGCAAAGAGCTAATGGATAAGCATGGCTATG GAAACTATATTCCGATAGACATGAGCAGTGTACCCCCGTTCTGGCTGGCTTACCTGGGAGACCCCAGCGACTCGGGCAGGATTCACAGCACCGTGCGGCAGCGCTGGCTGAACG GGGACACTGATGTCATTGAAGCCATGAAATCGTTTGCTGAGCTGACAGACAGAGCAAG ggAGGCCCTCGAGTCCAGGGACTGGTCCAAACTGGCTGAGCTGATGAACCAGAACTTTGAACTGAGGAG GAAGGTCTACACGGATGAGTGTTTGGGTCCAGGGAATCTGAAGATGGTACAAATAGCCAGGACG TTCAGCTCGGCTGTCAAACTGCCTGGCAGTGGAGGAGCCGTGGTGGGGCTCTGCCTGGACTCGGACAAGCTG GTGGCGATGAAGAATGCGTTCCAGGAGGCTGGCTGTGTGTTCTGCCATGTAGTGCCTTACGATCCTTGCTCTGCCTTTGGCCAGTGA
- the LOC117397055 gene encoding uncharacterized protein LOC117397055 isoform X3: MVIAGDMLCADQNFDIAQVLRFFRLKQGELAIYYEMEEGEKTTSRGIVEVCPSTHRITKFMEKPSAELTQSRLASVVFYCFQKKTLPTLTQFLNLQARVEDRVLGKYLQWLINEQKVPVNGMKLPTGFQLIGQVGLSDYTKWLAHYSAKQQGCPARSITCRSYARIGIMGNPSDGFNGKTIAMTIANFWAEVTLLESQTLVLLPHPLNDPTEFGSLQDLYCISRKEGYLGGLRLLQATCKKFYQFCSKQGMALTKQNYTLKYDTNIPRQVGLAGSSAIVSATLKCLMKFYNLTDNDLPKPIRANFVLDVESDELFITAGLQDRVVQVYEGLIYMDFSKELMDKHGYGNYIPIDMSSVPPFWLAYLGDPSDSGRIHSTVRQRWLNGDTDVIEAMKSFAELTDRAREALESRDWSKLAELMNQNFELRRKVYTDECLGPGNLKMVQIARTFSSAVKLPGSGGAVVGLCLDSDKLVAMKNAFQEAGCVFCHVVPYDPCSAFGQ, translated from the exons ATGGTG aTTGCTGGAGATATGCTGTGTGCGGATCAGAATTTCGATATCGCTCAGGTCCTGAGATTCTTCAGGTTAAAG CAAGGTGAGCTGGCAATTTACTAtgagatggaggaaggagagaaAACAACATCCAGAGGGATTGTGGAAGTGTGCCCCAGTACCCACAG AATAACGAAGTTCATGGAGAAGCCCTCTGCAGAGCTGACTCAGTCCAGACTAGCCAGCGTGGTGTTCTACTGCTTCCAGAAGAAGACCCTGCCCACCCTGACCCAGTTCCTCAATCTCCAGGCTAGAGTGGAAGACAGAGTCCTGGGCAAATACTTG CAATGGCTGATCAATGAGCAAAAGGTCCCAGTGAATGGGATGAAGCTGCCCACCGGATTTCAGCTCATTGGACAAGTG gGTCTCTCGGACTACACCAAGTGGTTAGCTCACTATTCTGCAAAGCAGCAGGGCTGTCCTGCACGTTCGATCACATGTCGTTCCTATGCGAG GATTGGAATTATGGGAAATCCCTCTGACGGGTTTAATGGCAAAACCATCGCCATGACAATCGCTAATTTCTGGGCGGAAGTCACTCTTTTAGAAAGCCAGACTCTG GTTCTGCTTCCGCACCCTCTGAACGACCCCACAGAGTTTGGGAGCCTCCAGGACTTGTACTGCATCAGCAGGAAGGAGGG GTACCTGGGGGGGTTGAGGTTACTACAAGCAACCTGTAAGAAGTTTTACCAGTTCTGCTCCAAACAGGG AATGGCTCTCACCAAACAGAACTACACACTCAAGTATGACACCAACATCCCTCGCCAAGTG GGATTGGCAGGCAGCAG tgCTATCGTTTCTGCAACGCTAAAATGCTTAATGAAGTTCTATAATTTAACAGATAAT gatcttCCAAAGCCGATCCGTGCTAATTTTGTCCTGGATGTGGAGTCTGATGAACTCTTCATCACCGCTGGTCTTCAGGATCGAGTCGTGCAG GTCTATGAGGGGCTGATATACATGGACTTCAGCAAAGAGCTAATGGATAAGCATGGCTATG GAAACTATATTCCGATAGACATGAGCAGTGTACCCCCGTTCTGGCTGGCTTACCTGGGAGACCCCAGCGACTCGGGCAGGATTCACAGCACCGTGCGGCAGCGCTGGCTGAACG GGGACACTGATGTCATTGAAGCCATGAAATCGTTTGCTGAGCTGACAGACAGAGCAAG ggAGGCCCTCGAGTCCAGGGACTGGTCCAAACTGGCTGAGCTGATGAACCAGAACTTTGAACTGAGGAG GAAGGTCTACACGGATGAGTGTTTGGGTCCAGGGAATCTGAAGATGGTACAAATAGCCAGGACG TTCAGCTCGGCTGTCAAACTGCCTGGCAGTGGAGGAGCCGTGGTGGGGCTCTGCCTGGACTCGGACAAGCTG GTGGCGATGAAGAATGCGTTCCAGGAGGCTGGCTGTGTGTTCTGCCATGTAGTGCCTTACGATCCTTGCTCTGCCTTTGGCCAGTGA
- the LOC117397055 gene encoding uncharacterized protein LOC117397055 isoform X4, with protein sequence MLCADQNFDIAQVLRFFRLKQGELAIYYEMEEGEKTTSRGIVEVCPSTHRITKFMEKPSAELTQSRLASVVFYCFQKKTLPTLTQFLNLQARVEDRVLGKYLQWLINEQKVPVNGMKLPTGFQLIGQVGLSDYTKWLAHYSAKQQGCPARSITCRSYARIGIMGNPSDGFNGKTIAMTIANFWAEVTLLESQTLVLLPHPLNDPTEFGSLQDLYCISRKEGYLGGLRLLQATCKKFYQFCSKQGMALTKQNYTLKYDTNIPRQVGLAGSSAIVSATLKCLMKFYNLTDNDLPKPIRANFVLDVESDELFITAGLQDRVVQVYEGLIYMDFSKELMDKHGYGNYIPIDMSSVPPFWLAYLGDPSDSGRIHSTVRQRWLNGDTDVIEAMKSFAELTDRAREALESRDWSKLAELMNQNFELRRKVYTDECLGPGNLKMVQIARTFSSAVKLPGSGGAVVGLCLDSDKLVAMKNAFQEAGCVFCHVVPYDPCSAFGQ encoded by the exons ATGCTGTGTGCGGATCAGAATTTCGATATCGCTCAGGTCCTGAGATTCTTCAGGTTAAAG CAAGGTGAGCTGGCAATTTACTAtgagatggaggaaggagagaaAACAACATCCAGAGGGATTGTGGAAGTGTGCCCCAGTACCCACAG AATAACGAAGTTCATGGAGAAGCCCTCTGCAGAGCTGACTCAGTCCAGACTAGCCAGCGTGGTGTTCTACTGCTTCCAGAAGAAGACCCTGCCCACCCTGACCCAGTTCCTCAATCTCCAGGCTAGAGTGGAAGACAGAGTCCTGGGCAAATACTTG CAATGGCTGATCAATGAGCAAAAGGTCCCAGTGAATGGGATGAAGCTGCCCACCGGATTTCAGCTCATTGGACAAGTG gGTCTCTCGGACTACACCAAGTGGTTAGCTCACTATTCTGCAAAGCAGCAGGGCTGTCCTGCACGTTCGATCACATGTCGTTCCTATGCGAG GATTGGAATTATGGGAAATCCCTCTGACGGGTTTAATGGCAAAACCATCGCCATGACAATCGCTAATTTCTGGGCGGAAGTCACTCTTTTAGAAAGCCAGACTCTG GTTCTGCTTCCGCACCCTCTGAACGACCCCACAGAGTTTGGGAGCCTCCAGGACTTGTACTGCATCAGCAGGAAGGAGGG GTACCTGGGGGGGTTGAGGTTACTACAAGCAACCTGTAAGAAGTTTTACCAGTTCTGCTCCAAACAGGG AATGGCTCTCACCAAACAGAACTACACACTCAAGTATGACACCAACATCCCTCGCCAAGTG GGATTGGCAGGCAGCAG tgCTATCGTTTCTGCAACGCTAAAATGCTTAATGAAGTTCTATAATTTAACAGATAAT gatcttCCAAAGCCGATCCGTGCTAATTTTGTCCTGGATGTGGAGTCTGATGAACTCTTCATCACCGCTGGTCTTCAGGATCGAGTCGTGCAG GTCTATGAGGGGCTGATATACATGGACTTCAGCAAAGAGCTAATGGATAAGCATGGCTATG GAAACTATATTCCGATAGACATGAGCAGTGTACCCCCGTTCTGGCTGGCTTACCTGGGAGACCCCAGCGACTCGGGCAGGATTCACAGCACCGTGCGGCAGCGCTGGCTGAACG GGGACACTGATGTCATTGAAGCCATGAAATCGTTTGCTGAGCTGACAGACAGAGCAAG ggAGGCCCTCGAGTCCAGGGACTGGTCCAAACTGGCTGAGCTGATGAACCAGAACTTTGAACTGAGGAG GAAGGTCTACACGGATGAGTGTTTGGGTCCAGGGAATCTGAAGATGGTACAAATAGCCAGGACG TTCAGCTCGGCTGTCAAACTGCCTGGCAGTGGAGGAGCCGTGGTGGGGCTCTGCCTGGACTCGGACAAGCTG GTGGCGATGAAGAATGCGTTCCAGGAGGCTGGCTGTGTGTTCTGCCATGTAGTGCCTTACGATCCTTGCTCTGCCTTTGGCCAGTGA